The nucleotide window GTGGGTATAGATCCCTCACAATACATGGTAAATATCGGCAATAAGCTGGCAAGAAAGGTGGGTGTAGAAAATCGCGTTAAGTTTCAATTAGGTAGCAGCAGAGCCTTGCCTGAAGGTAACTTTGAGCTTGCATACAGCACTCTCTCATTTCATCATTGGGCAGATCGCGAAAAGGCTTTGTCAGATATATTAGCTCATTTGAAAGATCATGGAGAGTTTAGGATCTATGAGTTTAATAAGGACAAACTCTATTTTCCGATCACGCTGGCAAGAGCTCACACTTTGAGCAGAGATGATCTGAATAATATTGCGCTTAATGCAAATGTACCTGTAAGTGAAATAAAAGAGTATGATGTGTATATAAGTGCAATTTTCAAAAAATAGGTTTTTTGCACTGTAAAAAAGTTATACAGGAATAGATATGATTGAATATTTAACAATGGTGCCGCATGGCGAGGAAATTATCAACAGTTCAGATAGTGCGTCTGTGCATTTGAAAAAATCGATGCTAAAACTCAAAAACGAGGTTTTGGGCAAGAACATAGATGTCTTTATTGTTGTAACACCACATAATATAAGGATATCAGATCATATTGGAATAATATTGACTGAGCATACTGCAGGCAATCTTGGAAAAATTCGCAGAAAATATGATTGTGATCGAGAGTTAGCAACTTTGATATATAATGCAGCAAAGCCTAAACTGCCAGTTGTGGGTATTAATTTTGGCGCTTTAGAAGGAGAGTCTTCAAAAATTACCTTAGACTGGGGCTCGTTTATCCCGCTTTATTTTTTGAACAAAGACCAGAAAGTGGTAATAATAACACCTGCACGGGATTTATCTCGTGAGCAATTGATTGAGTTTGGTTCGATATTAGGGGCTGTTGCAGAAAAATATGACAAAAAAGTAGGTATAATAATCAGTGCAGATCAAGCGCATACTCATTTAAAATCAGGACCTTATGGGTTTAGTAAGTATGCCAATGTTTATGACGATTTTGTAAAGACTGCATTTGAACAGAACAGAATAGATTCTATAAAAGATCTTGATCCAAAAATAATTGAGCATGCAAAACCTGACAGTTTCTGGCAGATCTTGATCTTGATAGGAATACTGCATGTTAATAGATATATAGTAAAATACGTTGATTATCAATGTCCCACCTATTATGGAATGATGATCGCCTCTTTTGCATCTTTGTAACAGTCATCTTTTAGAATATTTAACAGCAAGTTCATACATATTTCTGGCCATTTTATCGCTCAGGAAAATATGATTGAAATCTGCAAGAGTGTTATATTCACTATATCCCCCCTCTATTTGCCCATTCTTGCTAACCATTCTGTAACTGTATGTTTTTTTCAAATTTTCAGCACCGTAAATTTCGCCATAGTGAAAAACCTGGCCGTTTATATTGGCACCTGCAGAGTGCAATATATTGCTCTTTGTTACCGAGATCTTAGTATATCCGATCTTTAGTTTGTTTTCCATGTTTATGTATGCATCCATCAATCCGATCATCTCATATTTTGAGGCAAGGTTAATGTATCTGGTCAAGTACATTAATCCGCCACATTCAGCATATGCCGGCATTCCATCTTCCATATCAGTTTTCAATCTCTTTTTAATAGCTTGATTTTCTGCAAGCTCTTTTGCAAAAAGCTCTGGAAAACCACCGCCTATATATATGGCAGTAGGTTTGTACTCTGTATCGCTGATCGG belongs to Thermoplasmata archaeon and includes:
- a CDS encoding class I SAM-dependent methyltransferase, producing MKDNLYKEGEEHFSCLSSYGYKVAHRISIMKRFYKYIVSDITKSEKTKILDIGSGTGYVLVNLAKNNEQIEGVGIDPSQYMVNIGNKLARKVGVENRVKFQLGSSRALPEGNFELAYSTLSFHHWADREKALSDILAHLKDHGEFRIYEFNKDKLYFPITLARAHTLSRDDLNNIALNANVPVSEIKEYDVYISAIFKK
- a CDS encoding extradiol dioxygenase — protein: MIEYLTMVPHGEEIINSSDSASVHLKKSMLKLKNEVLGKNIDVFIVVTPHNIRISDHIGIILTEHTAGNLGKIRRKYDCDRELATLIYNAAKPKLPVVGINFGALEGESSKITLDWGSFIPLYFLNKDQKVVIITPARDLSREQLIEFGSILGAVAEKYDKKVGIIISADQAHTHLKSGPYGFSKYANVYDDFVKTAFEQNRIDSIKDLDPKIIEHAKPDSFWQILILIGILHVNRYIVKYVDYQCPTYYGMMIASFASL